In Sphingobacterium thalpophilum, a genomic segment contains:
- a CDS encoding DUF1896 domain-containing protein, translating into MDVQQKDLSYFRLRLQELLNSSFPEKAHDQKFIDQRSSWAANAYEGAFRSGNAIEQCNEIANYILFEGLHFSKFDTVFKVVCNEFDTIMADEELRPFALKMFPVCEPVFAGYELTDDFAYGYEFDVLYTELTGTISIWIEENGLQ; encoded by the coding sequence ATGGATGTACAGCAAAAAGACCTGTCGTATTTCAGATTACGACTGCAAGAATTATTAAACAGCAGCTTTCCCGAAAAGGCACACGACCAAAAATTTATTGACCAACGGTCTTCGTGGGCTGCCAATGCTTATGAGGGTGCTTTCCGTTCGGGAAACGCCATTGAGCAATGCAACGAAATAGCCAACTACATACTTTTTGAGGGCTTGCACTTCTCCAAGTTCGACACGGTTTTCAAAGTGGTATGCAATGAATTTGATACCATAATGGCAGACGAGGAACTGCGACCGTTCGCCCTTAAAATGTTTCCCGTTTGTGAGCCTGTTTTCGCAGGATATGAATTAACCGATGATTTCGCCTACGGATATGAGTTTGATGTACTCTATACCGAACTGACCGGAACCATCTCAATATGGATTGAGGAAAATGGGCTTCAGTAA
- a CDS encoding ORF6N domain-containing protein — translation MENKPSIVPKEIRNLIYTIRGKQVMLDSDLAALYQVETKNLNKAVKRNIERFPVSFCFQLTEEEVENLRFQIGTSSLNYGGRRYLPYVFTEQGVAMASAILRSDIAVKMSVEIMEAFVEMRRMLISNASLFHRLDNIELKQLEADQKFEEIFKALESDKLHSEKGIFYNGQVFDAYAFVSDIIRSAKISIILLDNYVDDTVLTLLGKRKVNVTATILTKSISNQLRLDLQRYNSQYPPIDIELFSDAHDRFLIIDYTELYHIGASLKDLGKKWFAFSRMDIEVGRMLHILNKP, via the coding sequence ATGGAAAATAAACCGTCAATCGTACCCAAAGAAATCAGGAACCTGATTTATACTATCCGGGGCAAACAGGTAATGTTGGATAGCGACCTCGCTGCCTTATATCAGGTAGAAACAAAGAACCTGAACAAAGCCGTTAAACGGAATATTGAGCGTTTTCCTGTATCATTCTGCTTTCAACTGACCGAAGAGGAAGTTGAAAACTTGAGGTTCCAAATTGGAACCTCAAGTTTAAATTACGGTGGCAGGCGTTATTTGCCCTATGTTTTTACCGAACAGGGCGTTGCAATGGCATCTGCCATTCTCCGGTCTGATATAGCCGTTAAAATGAGTGTGGAAATAATGGAAGCCTTTGTAGAAATGAGGCGTATGCTTATCAGCAACGCTTCTTTGTTTCATCGTTTGGATAATATAGAGCTGAAACAATTAGAAGCCGACCAAAAATTTGAAGAGATTTTTAAGGCTTTGGAAAGCGACAAGCTCCACAGCGAAAAAGGTATCTTTTACAACGGGCAGGTTTTTGATGCCTATGCCTTTGTTTCCGATATTATCCGAAGTGCCAAAATCTCTATTATCCTGCTTGATAATTATGTGGATGATACGGTGCTTACTTTGTTGGGTAAGCGTAAGGTTAATGTAACCGCTACAATCCTTACCAAAAGTATCAGCAATCAGCTACGGTTAGATTTGCAACGCTACAATAGCCAATATCCTCCAATAGACATTGAATTGTTTTCCGATGCCCACGACCGTTTTTTGATTATTGATTATACAGAACTCTACCACATTGGGGCATCGCTCAAAGACCTGGGCAAAAAATGGTTTGCCTTTTCGAGAATGGATATAGAAGTCGGCAGGATGCTTCATATCTTGAACAAGCCATAA